One genomic window of Lepeophtheirus salmonis chromosome 5, UVic_Lsal_1.4, whole genome shotgun sequence includes the following:
- the LOC121118406 gene encoding C-type lectin BfL-1 isoform X1, which translates to MVVMKVLAALVLLAGIVQFADAQNGFFSNLFGRFGRQGFNNNNNNNRDCGGCPCSGPNSGRYLVTWLLPNCKKFTQGEAIQYCQRNGMKAISLDSNAKAEETFRLLAKDTQRYYWTGGKVNHRDQSVTWPNGQTSRNIPFWSPTGARRVPQPDNREGNEFCLAVLNNFYSDGIKYHDVSCHHVKPTICEA; encoded by the exons ATGGTtgt GATGAAAGTTTTAGCAGCTTTGGTTCTCCTAGCAGGGATTGTTCAGTTTGCTGATGCCCAAAACGGGTTTTTCAGCAATCTCTTTGGCCGATTTGGACGTCAAGGAtttaacaacaacaacaataacaatCGTGATTGTGGAGGTTGCCCATGCAGTGGACCTAACTCTGGTCGTTATCTTGTCACTTGGCTCCTCCCTAACTGTAAAAAGTTCACTCAAGGTGAAGCCATCCAATACTGCCAACGTAACGGAATGAAGGCCATCTCCCTGGATAGCAATGCCAAGGCTGAAGAAACCTTCAGACTCCTTGCTAAAGATACTCAAAGATACTACTGGACTGGAGGAAAAGTTAACCATAGAGATCAGTCAGTGACCTGGCCCAATGGTCAAACTTCCAGAAATATTCCTTTCTGGTCCCCCACTGGCGC TCGTCGTGTTCCTCAACCAGACAACCGCGAAGGAAATGAATTCTGCTTGGCTGTTTTGAACAACTTCTACAGTGATGGTATCAAATACCACGATGTATCTTGCCACCACGTCAAGCCAACCATCTGTGAAGCCTAA
- the LOC121118406 gene encoding C-type lectin BfL-1 isoform X2 has product MKVLAALVLLAGIVQFADAQNGFFSNLFGRFGRQGFNNNNNNNRDCGGCPCSGPNSGRYLVTWLLPNCKKFTQGEAIQYCQRNGMKAISLDSNAKAEETFRLLAKDTQRYYWTGGKVNHRDQSVTWPNGQTSRNIPFWSPTGARRVPQPDNREGNEFCLAVLNNFYSDGIKYHDVSCHHVKPTICEA; this is encoded by the exons ATGAAAGTTTTAGCAGCTTTGGTTCTCCTAGCAGGGATTGTTCAGTTTGCTGATGCCCAAAACGGGTTTTTCAGCAATCTCTTTGGCCGATTTGGACGTCAAGGAtttaacaacaacaacaataacaatCGTGATTGTGGAGGTTGCCCATGCAGTGGACCTAACTCTGGTCGTTATCTTGTCACTTGGCTCCTCCCTAACTGTAAAAAGTTCACTCAAGGTGAAGCCATCCAATACTGCCAACGTAACGGAATGAAGGCCATCTCCCTGGATAGCAATGCCAAGGCTGAAGAAACCTTCAGACTCCTTGCTAAAGATACTCAAAGATACTACTGGACTGGAGGAAAAGTTAACCATAGAGATCAGTCAGTGACCTGGCCCAATGGTCAAACTTCCAGAAATATTCCTTTCTGGTCCCCCACTGGCGC TCGTCGTGTTCCTCAACCAGACAACCGCGAAGGAAATGAATTCTGCTTGGCTGTTTTGAACAACTTCTACAGTGATGGTATCAAATACCACGATGTATCTTGCCACCACGTCAAGCCAACCATCTGTGAAGCCTAA